Genomic DNA from Macadamia integrifolia cultivar HAES 741 chromosome 6, SCU_Mint_v3, whole genome shotgun sequence:
GAATCAACCACTTCAAAATCAACTAAACCAAAGGAAAAACACTTGTTCTTCtggaaatgaaaatgatgaccaaaagcaaacaaataataataataataataaaaaaaaccctaaactaccAAACATttatataaatgaaaagaaaaagaaagaatatagaaggtaaaaaaaaacatgacatttgagataaataaaaagatgctaagagagagagagagagactcaccaGAGCAGAGTCAATTTGTTGCTGATGAAACGATTCAGAGAGTGGAAGAACCAAGGATAATGTCACTGAGGGCCATCAGCCAAGGTAAGGGTTTGGGTGGAGAGGACAAAGAGAGCAAGGGTGTGGCGGAATGGGCTTTTGGCCATTTGGAGGTAATTAGAAAATGTCATATTCAGATTTTGCAACTGACAATCTGAATGTCAAGacaattttcaaatatatttttttaatggaagcAACGGGGGCTACAGAGATGTTTAGCATATCCTATCTCCATTTAAGTATTTGGAACAGAAAATAAGATACAGTGCAAACACTGCACATACAAGAAACAGAGAATCATGTGCTGTCAAACACTGTGCTCTATGCCTTGGTTCATTCTTCATACTCACTACTGAGACAAGGCCTATAACCAGCCACCTTTATCTCCATAGACAATTCTTCCAACTTTGCGTAAATTAAATCACACTGAGGATGCTTTTGATCCCTAGATGTGAAGCAATTCACAACACCACTAATCTCAATCCAACTACAACCCGCCTCTTTCCTCAAACCCCTCTCTCTCATTTCCTTCCTCACACTTTCAACATTGTCCCACTTTCTCTCTTCAGCATAAATATTTGACAACAGAACATGGTAGCCAGCCATGCCATTTCCTTTCTCCATCTCAAGCAACCTCTCAGAAACCACTTTCCCCAATTCATACTTTTTGTGTATCCTACAAGCACCAAGAAGTGAACCCCAAAGCCCCACTACATTAGCCTCATCACCCAGTTCATTAACTAGTTCATAGGCTTCCATGACCCTCCCAGCCCTTCCTAACATGTCCACAACACAGCAATAGTGCTCAGGTTTGCGGGCAATCATATATTCATCTTCCATTGATTCAAATATTTGGAGGCCTTCATCAACCAATCCAGAATAACTGCAAGCTGACAAGACAGCAACAAAAGCGACGGCATCAGGTTTCATGCCAGAGAGTGGCATCGACTGAAACAAGGACAGAGCTCTTTCACCCAGTCCATGCTGGCCATAGCCTGAGATCATAGTGGTGTATGTGACAGAATTTATCTCAGGTAGTCTAGTGAAAACTCTTTCAGCATAACTGATTTCACCACACTTTGAGTACATGTCTATTAGCGATGTACCAACAAAGACATTTTGGTCCAGGGTGTGGCGAAATGCAAACCCATGGAGCTGCTTCCCAAAACCAATTCCTCCAACTGGACTGCAGGCTGGAAGGATAGATGCAAGTGTAACAGCATTAGGTAACTGCTGTTGCTGGAGCATCTGCCGGAACACAATTAAAGCTTGTTCAATCTGCCCATTTTGGCTGTACCCAGAGATCATGGCATTCCACGTGACTTGATCTCTATCACGAACACAATTCTTCTCAAAAAGCTTTTCTGCAGCATCGATCAAACCAGCCTTCGTATACATGTCTATAAGATAACTGTCCATTCCCTCAAATTGAATCCAATGTCTGAAGAGATAAGCATGGGTCTCTTTTCCAATTTTCTGGTTTCTGAGATTTGATGCAGCCGAAAGCAAAGCTGTGGCAGTTATGGAATCAATCACGAATCCCTGTTTCTGCATCTCATACACAAGCATCAATCCTTCGTCATCCAATCCATTCTGTACAAAAGCAGAAACCATGGTATTCCAAGAGACAAGATCCCTTTCCGGCATTTTATCAAAAACCATGAATGCAGCCTCAACCAGATCACACCTGGAATACATAGAAATTAGGGCATTCGAGATAACAACATTTGATgccattaaattttttatcacaTAAGCATGAAGCTGTCGCCCGAAGTCCAGTTGCTGCAACTGCGAAGTAGCTGTCAAAGCAGTGAGGAAAGTTACATTATCAGGAATAATCTTATCCAAATCTAAGACTTTAATGAAAAGATTGAGACCTTCAGCGGGGTGATCATTTTGCACATACCCACTTATCATGGTGTTCCAAACTTCTATATTTCTCTCTGTACACAAATCAAAAACCTGCCTTGCAGAAACCATGTCTCCAAGTTCTGAATACATGAAAATTGCTGAACTTGCAGCAAAAAGATCACTAACATACTCACTACCCATTTTGAGAAGCAAACCATACAGGACACCAGAGTTCTTCTGATCTCTGATACTTGCCACTGCTGGAAAGACATTGATGAAACTAACAACTGTTAATTTTATTCCCATATGTATCATCTGCCTAAATTGCTTCAAGGCTTCAACAAATCGTCCAGTTTTGACATACCATGCAATTATAGTATTCCATGCTACTGCACTTCTCTTACG
This window encodes:
- the LOC122082550 gene encoding pentatricopeptide repeat-containing protein At3g22150, chloroplastic, producing the protein MASRSSTLPPVPIPNSYRNVSKPYRLQNCSYSNSTIANLPTKIEEKQRSPVISENSQSLLQIEISSKSKPKTPTIRSRLSQLCQEGQPEVARRLFDTIPCPTTVLWNTIIIGFICNGMHNEALRFYVRMRTCTTIRSDSYTYSSVLKACAESQQLKFGKAVHCQILRSHTNPSRIVSNSLLNMYSNCLSPSFEIQEDRNGSGVFKFPQSDVVQKLFDGMRKRSAVAWNTIIAWYVKTGRFVEALKQFRQMIHMGIKLTVVSFINVFPAVASIRDQKNSGVLYGLLLKMGSEYVSDLFAASSAIFMYSELGDMVSARQVFDLCTERNIEVWNTMISGYVQNDHPAEGLNLFIKVLDLDKIIPDNVTFLTALTATSQLQQLDFGRQLHAYVIKNLMASNVVISNALISMYSRCDLVEAAFMVFDKMPERDLVSWNTMVSAFVQNGLDDEGLMLVYEMQKQGFVIDSITATALLSAASNLRNQKIGKETHAYLFRHWIQFEGMDSYLIDMYTKAGLIDAAEKLFEKNCVRDRDQVTWNAMISGYSQNGQIEQALIVFRQMLQQQQLPNAVTLASILPACSPVGGIGFGKQLHGFAFRHTLDQNVFVGTSLIDMYSKCGEISYAERVFTRLPEINSVTYTTMISGYGQHGLGERALSLFQSMPLSGMKPDAVAFVAVLSACSYSGLVDEGLQIFESMEDEYMIARKPEHYCCVVDMLGRAGRVMEAYELVNELGDEANVVGLWGSLLGACRIHKKYELGKVVSERLLEMEKGNGMAGYHVLLSNIYAEERKWDNVESVRKEMRERGLRKEAGCSWIEISGVVNCFTSRDQKHPQCDLIYAKLEELSMEIKVAGYRPCLSSEYEE